TGGCCGCGTCGCTGGGTGGAGAAATACGTCAACGAATCCGACAGGTGGATCTACTCGTATCTGAACGGTATCGGCGTGAAGTTTTTGCCCGTTGTGAACTGGCCGGAACGCGGCATGTTCGTGCGCGGCAATTCCGTGCCGCGGTGGCATATCGCCTGGGGCACGGGGTATGGCATCATCGAACAGGTGGTGAAGCATCTTTTCTCCCATCAAAACTCAAACAAGCTGCGCATCGAATACGGCCATCGCGTCGAAGAGCTGATCCGCGAGGCGGATGGCATCGGCTGCCGCGGAGCGCTCGAAAAAGACGTTCCAGACGCCGGCACAGCCTTCGTCGCCACAGGCGATGCATTGATCATCGCCGCCGGAGGCATCTGCGGAGGCGATCTTTCCTATCTACGAACAAAGTGGAGCGACGCTCCGAAGCGACTGCTAAACGGCTCGCACCGTTACGCGGACGGTACGGTACACGAGGCGGCCTCACGCTTTGGAGCGAATCTGACGCATCTTGAGAAGCAGTGGCACTATGCCGCCGGCATCGCCACAAAAGAGCCCATCGTTCCGCATCATGGATTGAGTCTTGTGCCTCCTCGCTCCGCCCTGTGGGTGAACGCACATGGCGACCGTATCGGGCCGCATCCGAACGTCGGTTATACGGACACGCATTATCTGGTGCAGAACATCCTGAAAGAACCGGGCAGCTTCTCGTATCAGGTGATGAACTATAAGATCGCCATCAAAGAACTGGCCGTTTCGGGAAGCGAACACATGACGGCCTTTCGTAACAAGAGCAAGCTCGGCCTGATCAAAGGCCTGCTGTTCGGGAACAAAGCGCTTCTTGAAAGACTCAAACGCGAATCTGACGACGTCTTTATCGCCGGCTCGATAGAGGAGCTTGTTGCTTCTATCAATGCCGTCGAGAAAGAATATACGATGGATAAAGCGAAGCTGACGGGTGCGATCCGTCAATTCGACGCCGAGATCGAACGCGGAGAAAAATATATAGGAGACGAGCAGCTGCGGCGTATGTTGAATCATCGCACTTACAGGGGTGATCGCATGCGCATGAGCTGGATGCAGAAGATCGACGACGCGAAGGCGTATCCGCTTGTGGCCTTTCGCGAGAGCATCCTTTCGCGAAAAAGCCTGGGCGGCATTCAGACGGATCTTCAGAGCCGCGTGCTTGATAAGAGCGGCGAGCCGATTCCGGGGTTATACGCCGCCGGCGAGGCGGCCGGATACGGCGGAGGCGGCATCCACGGGATGCGATCCCTTGAAGGGACGTTCCTTGGAGGCTGCATCATTACAGGAAGAGTGGCCGGCAACACGGCAGGGGGAAGACAATGAGCACGACGAAAATAAAAGGCGGCAACCTTACAGGCGCCTATCTTGCGCGTTATGCGCTCGAACAGCTTCCGGTGAAGCACGTATTCGGCATCCCGGGCGTTCATAATACGGAGCTGTACGACGAAATCAACAAATCCGAAAAGATCGAGCCGATCCTCGTCACGCATGAAGGCGGCGGTGCGTTTATGGCCGACGGCATCAGCCGCACCTCTGACGAGATCGGTACTCTCTTAATCGTGCCCGCCGCCGGAACGACGCATGCGATGAGCGGCATCGGCGAGGCCTTCCTCGACGGCATTCCGATGCTTGTCATCTCGGGCGGCATCCGCAGCGATATTCCGGTTTCGTATCAGCTGCACGAACTTGATCTTCCGCGCCTGCTTTCGTCGATTACGAAGTTTGCAAAGCGCGTCGAGCGTCATGATCAGATCGTCCCGACGATCTTTGAGGCCTACCGGCATGCGGTTTCGGGCGAGCCCGGCCCCGTTTTCGTCGAGATTCCGGTGAACATACAGCTCTTTAAAGGCGAGGTCGCCGAGCTTCCCGTCTATCAGGATCTGCCGGCACAGCCCGCTCCGTCTGACGCCGACCTTGATCGCGCCGTAGACCTTCTTCTGAAGTCGAAACAGCCGGGGCTCTTTCTCGGATGGGGAGCGAAAGGCGCCCGTGAGGCGGCCATTCAGATCGCCGATCTGCTTGGAGCGCCCGTATCGACGACGCTACAGGGGTTAACCGTATTCCCGGCCGACCATCCGATGCATACGGGCATGGGATTCGGAGCGCATTCGGTGCCGGCAGCCGAGAACGCCTTCGCCGACGTGGACTGCATGCTTGCCGTCGGTACGCGCTTCGCCGAGATTCCGACGGGAAGCTTCGGCGCGAAAGTGCCCGAGAATCTGATCCACGTCGACATCAACTCACAGGTCTTTCATCGCAACCATCGCGCGAAGGTAGCCCTGCACGGCGATTCAGCCATCGTACTGAACGCCCTGCTCGAACGCTTGAAAAAGGCGTCGGTTTCTTCGACAGATCGCCATGAGAAAAAGGCGGCACAGATCGCCCGCGATAAGGCCGCCTATTATAAAGAATGGGAGGCGCATCGTAACGAACGCGTGAATCCGTATCTGTTTTTTCGCGAGCTGAAAAGCAAGGCCGATAAAGACATGCTTATGGTCGTCGATGACGGCAACCATACGTTCTTGAGCGCCGAGCTCTTTCCGGTGACGCATCCGGTCGGATTCATCTCGCCCACCGACTTCAACTGTATGGGCTACAGCGTCCCGGCCGCCATCGGCGCGAAGCTTGCCTCTCCGTCAAGACAGGTCGTTTCGATCGTAGGGGACGGAGCCTTCTTGATGACAGGACTTGAGATCATCACCGCCTCTTCGCACGGACTGGGCGTCACCTATTTCGTCTTTTATGACGGAGAGCTTTCGCAGATCTCACAGGGACAGGAGATCCCCTACAACCGTAAAACATGCACTGTGCTCGGCAACATCCGCCTCAAGGGCATTGCCGACGCCACCGGCGCCGCCTATGTCGAACTGAACTCCAACGAAGAGATCGGATCAAAGATCGAAGAGGCGTTGCGCATCGCCGAAAGCGGTCGTCCCGTTATCGTCGACGTAAAGATCGACTACAGCAAACGTACGCGCTTTACAAAAGGCGTCGTTGGAACGGTTCTCAAGCGGTTCCCGATCGGCGATAAGTTCCGCTTTATCGGGCGAGCACTCTGGCGAAAACTGACAGGTTAATCAGGGCAAGATAGCCTTGCATTCTCGACTCTCACAATCGAGCGAGCAAAGGCGGTCGGATTTTTTTCGGCCGCTTTCTTTTTTTTCTGGTGCAATCCGCGTTCATAGATCAAGCTGAGAAAAAACGTGCTCGCAGCGAAAGCAAAGCACTTGAACGACACGGTGCGGACTTGATGAAGACAGAGAAAAAGATACAGACATCTCGAACACAGGAAGAGCGCTCGCGCGAAATGAGAGCCCGTCTCATCGAAGCGACGCTCGTCTGCTTACAGAGGCATGGCTATCATGGCTCCTCGCTTTCCGTCATATTGAACGAGGCCGGCGTTTCCAGAGGCGCCTGGAGTCATCACTTTAAAAGCAAGAAGGATCTTGTGGCCGAGGCCGCCGAATCCATCTTGAAATACGCCATCCAGCGAGCACAGGCCGCGGCCGACTCGTTGAAAAGCGGCGGGAACTTTCTGGTCATCCTTGATTTTATCTGGGAGAACTTTTACACAGGACGACATCGCGACGTCTGGCTGGAATTTAACAACGCGGCGCGCACCGACACGGAGCTTAAAGAACGGCTGCTGCCCATCCTCGAAAGCTTCCATACCTCTCT
This region of Leptonema illini DSM 21528 genomic DNA includes:
- a CDS encoding FAD-binding protein — encoded protein: MGDAKDRRYRADVVIVGAGLAGLAAASELLDQNKNVLIIERDLPEHLGGLAKLSFGGVCMVGTPYQKKTGIADSAELAMTDWFRYGEIPESEHWPRRWVEKYVNESDRWIYSYLNGIGVKFLPVVNWPERGMFVRGNSVPRWHIAWGTGYGIIEQVVKHLFSHQNSNKLRIEYGHRVEELIREADGIGCRGALEKDVPDAGTAFVATGDALIIAAGGICGGDLSYLRTKWSDAPKRLLNGSHRYADGTVHEAASRFGANLTHLEKQWHYAAGIATKEPIVPHHGLSLVPPRSALWVNAHGDRIGPHPNVGYTDTHYLVQNILKEPGSFSYQVMNYKIAIKELAVSGSEHMTAFRNKSKLGLIKGLLFGNKALLERLKRESDDVFIAGSIEELVASINAVEKEYTMDKAKLTGAIRQFDAEIERGEKYIGDEQLRRMLNHRTYRGDRMRMSWMQKIDDAKAYPLVAFRESILSRKSLGGIQTDLQSRVLDKSGEPIPGLYAAGEAAGYGGGGIHGMRSLEGTFLGGCIITGRVAGNTAGGRQ
- a CDS encoding thiamine pyrophosphate-binding protein — translated: MSTTKIKGGNLTGAYLARYALEQLPVKHVFGIPGVHNTELYDEINKSEKIEPILVTHEGGGAFMADGISRTSDEIGTLLIVPAAGTTHAMSGIGEAFLDGIPMLVISGGIRSDIPVSYQLHELDLPRLLSSITKFAKRVERHDQIVPTIFEAYRHAVSGEPGPVFVEIPVNIQLFKGEVAELPVYQDLPAQPAPSDADLDRAVDLLLKSKQPGLFLGWGAKGAREAAIQIADLLGAPVSTTLQGLTVFPADHPMHTGMGFGAHSVPAAENAFADVDCMLAVGTRFAEIPTGSFGAKVPENLIHVDINSQVFHRNHRAKVALHGDSAIVLNALLERLKKASVSSTDRHEKKAAQIARDKAAYYKEWEAHRNERVNPYLFFRELKSKADKDMLMVVDDGNHTFLSAELFPVTHPVGFISPTDFNCMGYSVPAAIGAKLASPSRQVVSIVGDGAFLMTGLEIITASSHGLGVTYFVFYDGELSQISQGQEIPYNRKTCTVLGNIRLKGIADATGAAYVELNSNEEIGSKIEEALRIAESGRPVIVDVKIDYSKRTRFTKGVVGTVLKRFPIGDKFRFIGRALWRKLTG
- a CDS encoding TetR/AcrR family transcriptional regulator; translation: MKTEKKIQTSRTQEERSREMRARLIEATLVCLQRHGYHGSSLSVILNEAGVSRGAWSHHFKSKKDLVAEAAESILKYAIQRAQAAADSLKSGGNFLVILDFIWENFYTGRHRDVWLEFNNAARTDTELKERLLPILESFHTSLDRVWADHLKGTEQASDVRTLMNLTIYLLRGMAIQSVSYDRPEYYADLRQAWARLMEAQVQWK